One stretch of Emys orbicularis isolate rEmyOrb1 chromosome 14 unlocalized genomic scaffold, rEmyOrb1.hap1 SUPER_14_unloc_1, whole genome shotgun sequence DNA includes these proteins:
- the LOC135894845 gene encoding C-signal-like: protein MPESTLESATAADMLAVYKINVVGPMLVTQAFLPLLKKAAQESTQTGLSCGKAAIINVSSIGGSIGNTPSMATFPVISYRCSKTALNMLTRCQSVRYKEDGILCTALHPGWVKTELGTAKAELTVEDSVQGILKVLSTLSEKHHGIVVDWTGRNVQW from the exons ATGCCAGAGAGCACTCTGGAGTCAGCGACTGCTGCAGATATGTTGGCCGTGTATAAAATCAACGTTGTGGGACCAATGTTGGTGACCCAG GCGTTCCTGCCCTTGTTGAAGAAGGCTGCGCAGGAGAGCACCCAGACAGGGCTCAGCTGCGGCAAGGCAGCCATTATCAACGTGTCCAGTATAGGGGGCTCCATCGGGAACACCCCCAGCATGGCCACCTTTCCAGTCATCTCCTACCGCTGCAGCAAG ACTGCTCTGAACATGCTCACGAGGTGCCAGTCGGTGAGATACAAGGAAGACGGGATCCTGTGCACTGCGCTGCATCCGGGCTGGGTGaaaacagagctgggaactgcCAAG GCAGAGCTGACGGTGGAGGACAGCGTGCAGGGGATTCTGAAGGTGCTCTCCACCCTCTCTGAGAAACACCATGGGATTGTAGTGGACTGGACAGGAAGAAATGTGCAATGGTGA